The Streptomyces aurantiacus genome includes a region encoding these proteins:
- a CDS encoding helical backbone metal receptor, translating into MRVVSLVPSLTEAVAVSAPGVLVGATDWCSHPAGLDVVRVGGTKNPDVERIAALAPDLVVANEEENREPDLTALRDAGLEVLVTEVRDLPGAFRDLERVLAACGARGRPRWLDEAEEAWLDPPSPAVRLRAAVPVWRRPWMVLGRDTFAGDVLARMGVDNAYAAHAERYPRVSAEELRAADLDLVVLPDEPYRFTRDDGPEEFPGVPCALVDGRHLTWYGPSLAQAPDVLARALRAAVR; encoded by the coding sequence ATGCGCGTGGTGTCGCTGGTCCCGTCCCTCACCGAGGCCGTCGCGGTGTCGGCGCCGGGCGTCCTCGTCGGGGCGACCGACTGGTGCAGCCATCCCGCCGGGCTCGACGTCGTACGCGTCGGCGGCACCAAGAACCCGGACGTGGAGCGGATCGCCGCGCTCGCTCCCGATCTCGTCGTGGCCAACGAGGAGGAGAACCGGGAGCCCGACCTGACCGCGCTGCGGGACGCGGGCCTGGAGGTGCTCGTCACCGAGGTACGGGACCTGCCGGGCGCCTTCCGCGACCTGGAGCGGGTGCTCGCGGCGTGTGGTGCGCGCGGGCGGCCGCGCTGGCTGGACGAGGCCGAGGAGGCCTGGCTCGACCCGCCGTCACCCGCGGTCCGGCTGCGTGCGGCCGTACCGGTCTGGCGGCGGCCCTGGATGGTGCTCGGGCGGGACACCTTCGCGGGTGACGTGCTCGCGCGGATGGGCGTCGACAACGCCTACGCGGCACACGCCGAACGCTATCCGCGCGTGTCCGCCGAGGAACTGCGCGCGGCGGACCTGGACCTGGTCGTGCTGCCCGACGAGCCGTACCGCTTCACCCGCGACGACGGGCCCGAGGAGTTTCCGGGGGTGCCCTGCGCCCTCGTCGACGGGCGCCATCTCACGTGGTACGGGCCGTCGTTGGCGCAGGCACCGGACGTGCTCGCGAGGGCGCTGCGAGCAGCCGTCCGCTGA
- a CDS encoding TDT family transporter produces MVTAARPLPAPTGHADHVDHSGHSGTRTGRNPHPRAQAVRHLGPNWYATVMGTTIVATAGAGLPLGIPGLRTLCTAFWALSLVLLTALLVARATHWTHHRDQARAHLLDPATAPFYGCLAMALLAVGGGALVVGRDWIGTPAAVALDAVLFTTGTLIALAAAVAVPYLMVVRHRVDSSQVTPVWLLPLVAPMVSAALGPLLVPHLPAGQPRETLLLACLAMFGLSLLATLVTLPMVFARLITGGPLPLALTPSLFLVLGPLGQSTTAVDKFAVAAPGVVPAPYEQGFAVLAVLYGVPVMGFALLWLALAGAMVLRARRRGMGFTMTWWAFTFPVGTCVTGTEGLARHTGLVVYDGLTVALYALLLAAWAVAATHTVRGLVSGRLLAAPSRARPVPAPTTARTT; encoded by the coding sequence ATGGTCACCGCCGCCCGCCCCCTCCCCGCCCCCACAGGTCACGCCGACCACGTCGACCACTCCGGTCACTCGGGCACGCGTACCGGCCGGAACCCTCACCCGCGGGCCCAGGCCGTGCGCCACCTCGGCCCCAACTGGTACGCCACCGTCATGGGCACCACGATCGTGGCCACGGCGGGCGCCGGCCTCCCGCTCGGCATCCCGGGCCTGCGGACCCTCTGCACGGCGTTCTGGGCGCTCTCCCTGGTCCTGCTGACCGCCCTGCTCGTGGCCAGGGCCACGCACTGGACCCACCACCGGGACCAGGCGAGGGCCCACCTCCTGGACCCCGCGACGGCACCGTTCTACGGCTGCCTCGCGATGGCCCTGCTCGCCGTCGGCGGCGGTGCCCTCGTAGTCGGCCGGGACTGGATCGGCACACCGGCGGCGGTCGCCCTGGACGCCGTCCTGTTCACGACCGGCACCCTCATCGCCCTGGCGGCGGCCGTGGCGGTCCCGTACCTGATGGTCGTACGCCACCGCGTGGACTCCTCCCAGGTCACCCCCGTCTGGCTGCTCCCCCTGGTCGCCCCGATGGTCTCCGCCGCGCTCGGCCCGCTGCTCGTGCCGCATCTGCCGGCCGGCCAGCCGCGCGAGACCCTGCTTCTCGCCTGTCTGGCGATGTTCGGTCTCAGCCTGCTGGCCACCCTGGTGACGCTGCCGATGGTCTTCGCGCGTCTGATCACGGGTGGCCCTCTGCCGCTCGCGCTCACCCCGTCGCTCTTCCTGGTACTGGGTCCGCTGGGGCAGTCCACGACGGCCGTCGACAAGTTCGCCGTCGCCGCTCCCGGCGTCGTGCCCGCCCCGTACGAGCAGGGTTTCGCGGTCCTGGCGGTGCTCTACGGCGTGCCGGTCATGGGTTTCGCGCTGTTGTGGCTCGCGCTGGCCGGCGCGATGGTGCTGCGGGCCCGGCGCAGGGGCATGGGCTTCACGATGACCTGGTGGGCGTTCACCTTCCCCGTGGGCACGTGTGTGACCGGTACCGAGGGGCTCGCACGGCACACGGGGCTCGTGGTCTACGACGGGCTCACGGTCGCCCTCTACGCCCTGCTGCTCGCCGCCTGGGCCGTGGCCGCCACGCACACGGTCCGCGGCCTGGTCAGCGGACGGCTGCTCGCAGCGCCCTCGCGAGCACGTCCGGTGCCTGCGCCAACGACGGCCCGTACCACGTGA